In one Acidobacteriota bacterium genomic region, the following are encoded:
- the pstS gene encoding phosphate ABC transporter substrate-binding protein PstS, with protein MINQNRAARTIAAFLVAVLSALVLSACTSSPTGSNAEVRLTGAGATFPNPIYQKWFSEYNKAHPNLKFDYQSIGSGGGIRQISERTVDFGGSDAPMKDEDLKTAKGEILHIPTVLGADVITYNLQGVSTDLKLSPEAIAGIFLGHITKWNDPQIASSNPGANLPASDIATVHRSDGSGTTFVFTDYLSKVSPEWKEKVGAGTSVNWPGKGLGAKGNEGVTGQVKQTPNSIGYVELIYAEQNKLPYASVRNAAGGFVRPELESITAAAAGAAGQMPDDLRVSITNSLSASAYPISSFTYLLVYKEQQDQAKGKALVDFLWWAIHDGEQMAKDLLYAPLPQEVVKKAEQKIDSITYQGKPLRTS; from the coding sequence ATGATCAATCAAAACAGAGCGGCGCGAACCATCGCCGCGTTCCTTGTAGCCGTGCTGTCCGCACTAGTTCTCAGCGCTTGCACGAGCTCACCGACGGGTTCGAACGCCGAGGTACGGTTAACCGGCGCGGGGGCGACTTTCCCAAATCCGATCTACCAGAAATGGTTCAGCGAGTACAACAAGGCCCACCCAAACCTGAAATTCGACTATCAATCAATCGGGTCGGGCGGCGGCATCAGACAAATCTCGGAGCGAACTGTTGACTTCGGCGGATCGGATGCGCCCATGAAAGATGAGGATCTCAAGACAGCCAAAGGCGAGATCCTTCATATCCCAACTGTACTGGGCGCGGATGTGATTACGTACAACTTGCAGGGCGTCTCGACAGACCTCAAGCTCAGCCCCGAAGCGATTGCGGGAATTTTTCTCGGCCACATCACAAAATGGAACGATCCACAAATCGCATCGTCGAATCCGGGGGCAAATTTGCCCGCGTCTGACATTGCAACCGTGCATCGGTCGGATGGCAGTGGCACCACTTTCGTGTTTACCGACTATCTTTCAAAAGTGAGCCCCGAGTGGAAAGAGAAAGTGGGCGCGGGAACGTCGGTCAACTGGCCGGGCAAAGGCCTGGGCGCTAAAGGCAATGAAGGCGTAACCGGTCAAGTAAAGCAGACGCCGAACTCAATAGGGTACGTCGAGCTGATCTACGCAGAGCAGAACAAGCTCCCATATGCTTCGGTAAGAAATGCCGCCGGAGGGTTCGTGCGCCCCGAGCTTGAATCAATCACGGCGGCCGCCGCGGGAGCAGCGGGCCAGATGCCGGATGATCTCAGAGTGTCGATTACAAACTCGCTCAGTGCCAGCGCATACCCGATCTCGTCCTTTACTTACCTGCTCGTATACAAAGAGCAGCAAGATCAAGCGAAGGGAAAGGCGCTCGTCGATTTCTTATGGTGGGCGATTCACGATGGCGAGCAAATGGCGAAAGACTTGCTCTACGCTCCGCTTCCGCAAGAGGTGGTCAAGAAGGCCGAGCAAAAAATCGACTCGATCACCTATCAAGGTAAGCCGCTTCGCACGAGCTAG
- the pstC gene encoding phosphate ABC transporter permease subunit PstC — protein MNPVTPDSAASTAAPLRSFPRWVASLLASSLGKGRLADRVFKLTTLVFAVAIAGLVVLIIVQMARDSMLTFEKFGLSFIWREVWDPVRDEFGALPFIYGTAVSSIIGLLIAVPVSIGIAVFLVEHAPRVLSTPVSFLVQLLAAIPSVVYGLWGIFVLAPLLRDSVYPRIQSALGFLPLFQGNPNGLGLMTAGIILSIMIVPIVTAVTTDVMRAVPRAQPEASLALGATKWEATRVVLQNARSGITGAVILGLGRAVGETMAVTMVIGNRPHISASLFDPSFTIASAIANEFTEATTEIYRHALVELGLILFIITFVINALARLLVWGVTRGQGKVAHA, from the coding sequence ATGAATCCTGTGACACCAGATAGCGCGGCGTCGACTGCTGCTCCTCTCCGTTCATTTCCCAGGTGGGTCGCATCGTTACTCGCGTCGTCACTTGGAAAGGGGCGCCTCGCGGATCGGGTGTTCAAGCTGACGACTCTTGTTTTCGCGGTAGCGATAGCCGGGCTGGTGGTATTGATAATTGTTCAGATGGCCAGAGACTCGATGCTTACGTTCGAGAAGTTTGGCCTGAGTTTCATCTGGCGCGAAGTGTGGGACCCGGTGCGCGACGAGTTCGGCGCACTGCCATTTATCTACGGCACCGCAGTGTCTTCGATAATCGGCTTGTTGATTGCCGTGCCTGTGAGCATAGGCATTGCAGTTTTCCTCGTGGAACACGCGCCACGAGTCCTTTCAACGCCCGTCTCGTTTCTGGTGCAGTTGCTTGCGGCCATTCCGTCGGTAGTGTACGGCTTATGGGGCATCTTCGTGCTGGCGCCCTTGCTGCGCGACTCGGTGTATCCGCGAATTCAATCCGCATTGGGCTTTCTTCCCCTGTTTCAGGGGAATCCGAACGGGCTTGGGTTGATGACCGCCGGGATAATCCTTTCGATCATGATCGTGCCTATCGTCACCGCCGTCACGACTGACGTCATGCGAGCAGTTCCCCGAGCGCAGCCTGAAGCATCACTCGCGCTCGGCGCCACGAAGTGGGAGGCAACGCGGGTGGTGCTACAAAACGCGAGATCGGGCATAACCGGCGCTGTGATACTCGGCCTGGGCCGGGCTGTGGGCGAGACGATGGCGGTAACAATGGTCATCGGGAACCGGCCACACATCTCGGCGTCGCTCTTCGATCCTTCCTTCACTATCGCATCAGCCATTGCAAACGAGTTCACCGAAGCCACGACCGAGATTTATCGCCACGCGCTGGTCGAGCTTGGGTTGATCCTGTTCATAATCACCTTCGTGATTAACGCGCTAGCCAGGCTGCTTGTGTGGGGAGTGACGCGCGGACAAGGGAAGGTTGCGCATGCGTAG
- the pstA gene encoding phosphate ABC transporter permease PstA — protein sequence MTGLFAALVIIALIVILGYIAVTGVSELNISFLINSPKPVGEPGSGIANAIVGTLILIGIASAIGLPVGILAGLYLAEFASSRFGNALRFLIDTLTGVPSIVVGVFVWTVMVRPMGHFSAMAGGVSLAMIMMPIVARTTEEMIRLVPQSMREAALALGAPVWRMSLGVVLRAAAGGVATGAMLAIARIAGETAPLLFTALSYNYMSTDINQPIASLTYQIFYYAGSPYEQWHAMAWAATLVLVAMILAINVAVKFLARNRYQ from the coding sequence ATGACCGGCCTATTTGCCGCGCTGGTCATCATCGCCCTGATAGTCATCCTCGGTTACATCGCGGTTACCGGCGTGAGCGAATTGAACATCAGTTTCCTGATCAACAGCCCGAAGCCTGTCGGCGAACCGGGCAGCGGAATCGCCAACGCGATCGTCGGCACACTTATCCTGATCGGGATAGCGTCCGCAATTGGGCTACCGGTTGGAATACTGGCCGGGCTTTATCTGGCCGAATTCGCTTCGAGTCGGTTCGGCAACGCGCTGCGCTTCTTGATCGACACACTGACGGGCGTTCCGTCAATCGTCGTCGGCGTGTTTGTATGGACGGTGATGGTCCGTCCGATGGGTCACTTCTCGGCGATGGCTGGCGGTGTATCGCTTGCTATGATAATGATGCCGATAGTCGCGCGCACCACGGAAGAAATGATTCGGCTCGTGCCTCAGAGCATGCGCGAGGCAGCGCTTGCGCTCGGCGCGCCGGTGTGGCGAATGAGCCTGGGAGTAGTGCTGCGGGCAGCAGCAGGCGGCGTTGCAACAGGCGCGATGCTTGCGATCGCTCGCATTGCGGGCGAGACCGCGCCGCTGCTATTCACTGCGCTCAGCTACAATTACATGAGCACGGACATAAATCAGCCGATCGCGTCGCTTACGTATCAAATTTTTTACTATGCAGGGTCACCTTACGAGCAGTGGCACGCGATGGCCTGGGCCGCAACGCTCGTGCTGGTTGCGATGATACTGGCTATCAACGTCGCGGTGAAGTTCCTTGCGAGGAACCGTTATCAATGA
- the pstB gene encoding phosphate ABC transporter ATP-binding protein PstB, with protein sequence MAPELKMSIEKLNFYYGRVRALKDISLDIRSKQVTAFIGPSGCGKSTLIRTLNRMNDVIPGIRVEGCVTLDGQDLYAPATDVVELRRRVGMVFQKANPFPRSIFDNVAYGLRINGMTRSKAELAEKVEASLRAAVLWDEVKDRLKESAFGLSGGQQQRVCIARALAVEPEVVLMDEPTSALDPIATQKIEELIADLKQKYTIVIVTHNMQQAARISDRTAFFWLGELIEFNTTEKIFTKPEKRMTEDYITGRFG encoded by the coding sequence TTGGCGCCGGAGCTCAAGATGAGCATCGAGAAGCTGAACTTCTACTATGGCCGCGTTCGCGCTTTGAAAGACATATCGCTCGACATTCGCTCGAAACAGGTGACTGCCTTCATCGGGCCGTCAGGCTGCGGTAAGTCAACGCTGATTCGCACCTTGAACCGAATGAACGACGTGATCCCGGGAATTCGCGTCGAGGGTTGCGTGACGTTGGATGGTCAGGATCTGTACGCGCCTGCGACGGACGTGGTGGAGTTGCGCCGCCGCGTGGGGATGGTCTTCCAAAAAGCGAACCCTTTCCCGCGCTCGATCTTTGATAACGTCGCCTATGGCCTTAGAATTAACGGGATGACCCGCTCAAAGGCCGAACTCGCTGAAAAGGTCGAGGCCAGCTTGCGAGCGGCGGTTCTCTGGGACGAGGTGAAAGATCGCTTGAAGGAATCGGCATTCGGGCTGTCGGGCGGACAGCAGCAGAGGGTTTGCATTGCGCGAGCGCTCGCCGTAGAACCCGAGGTGGTTCTGATGGATGAGCCGACTTCGGCGCTTGATCCGATAGCAACGCAAAAGATCGAAGAGCTGATTGCCGACCTCAAGCAGAAGTACACGATTGTGATCGTGACTCACAACATGCAGCAGGCAGCTCGCATCTCGGACCGGACGGCATTCTTTTGGCTGGGAGAGCTGATCGAGTTCAACACAACGGAAAAGATATTCACGAAACCCGAAAAGCGAATGACTGAGGATTACATCACCGGGAGATTTGGATGA
- the phoU gene encoding phosphate signaling complex protein PhoU has translation MHKRLIEDNLDLLRDKLLIMGGAAEKAIMLSMRALIERDSDLAERVIREDDAIDQMELEIDQMCVDVLVLKQPAASDLRFVVSVARAAPTVERIADHAVNIAKHALSLNNQPEIGARIELSTMAKVVQEMLVDGLDAFTSGDPERAQATISRDDEVDALYDRLFAQMIEAMTRDSSTVSRGAEWLFVLKHLERIADYVTNICEQIVYMARGHVIKHTVW, from the coding sequence ATGCATAAGCGACTCATCGAAGACAATCTGGACCTGCTGCGAGACAAGCTGCTGATCATGGGCGGCGCCGCCGAAAAAGCAATCATGCTCTCGATGCGGGCGCTCATCGAGCGCGACTCCGACCTTGCTGAGCGCGTTATTCGCGAGGACGACGCGATCGATCAAATGGAGCTGGAGATCGACCAGATGTGCGTCGACGTGCTTGTCCTCAAACAGCCTGCGGCCAGCGATCTGCGTTTCGTCGTATCGGTCGCCCGAGCGGCGCCCACCGTCGAGCGCATAGCCGATCACGCCGTCAACATTGCTAAACACGCGCTCTCGCTTAACAACCAACCGGAGATTGGCGCGCGTATCGAGCTGTCTACCATGGCGAAGGTCGTGCAGGAGATGTTGGTCGATGGGCTGGACGCCTTCACATCAGGCGATCCCGAACGCGCGCAGGCAACCATCTCGCGCGACGATGAAGTGGATGCGCTCTACGACAGACTCTTCGCGCAGATGATTGAGGCAATGACGCGCGACTCATCAACTGTATCGCGCGGCGCCGAGTGGTTGTTTGTGTTGAAGCATCTCGAACGCATAGCCGACTACGTAACCAACATCTGCGAGCAGATCGTCTATATGGCACGCGGACACGTCATCAAACACACTGTATGGTAG
- a CDS encoding response regulator transcription factor → MVASDQTRLRTIIIVEDDEDIADSIRYNLEREGFRARLAATGEDALNLILDRPPNLILLDLNLPHMSGFELCRRLRSEATTAQVPILMLTARTDETDKVLGLNIGADDYITKPFSMRELVARVNAALRRAEGSEVNRPVFDDGSLRIDPSTFTVNYRGRDVRMTRKEFALLSELARNQGRVLTREVLLDRVWGVSYYGDSRTLDVHIRRLRQKLDDPSVIETVTGIGYRLVDSRKQN, encoded by the coding sequence ATGGTAGCAAGCGATCAGACCCGCCTCCGCACAATAATCATCGTCGAAGATGACGAAGACATCGCCGACTCGATCCGTTACAACCTGGAACGGGAAGGCTTTCGCGCTCGCCTGGCGGCGACGGGCGAAGACGCGCTCAACCTGATACTCGATCGTCCGCCGAATCTTATACTCCTCGATCTCAATCTTCCCCACATGAGCGGCTTCGAGTTGTGCCGCCGCTTGCGCTCTGAAGCGACGACCGCGCAGGTGCCAATACTGATGCTAACGGCGCGCACGGATGAAACAGATAAGGTGCTCGGCTTGAACATTGGCGCCGACGACTACATAACCAAGCCGTTCAGCATGCGCGAGCTTGTCGCGCGAGTTAATGCCGCGCTGCGCCGCGCGGAGGGTTCAGAGGTCAATCGCCCGGTCTTCGACGACGGATCGCTCAGGATCGATCCTTCTACTTTCACGGTGAACTATCGCGGGCGCGATGTGCGGATGACGCGCAAAGAGTTCGCCTTGCTGTCGGAACTCGCGCGCAATCAGGGTCGCGTATTGACGCGCGAGGTGCTGCTCGACCGAGTGTGGGGCGTGAGTTATTACGGTGATTCCCGCACGCTGGACGTTCATATTCGAAGGCTTCGTCAGAAGCTCGACGATCCTTCGGTGATTGAAACAGTAACAGGGATAGGATATAGGTTGGTCGATAGCCGCAAGCAGAACTAA
- a CDS encoding ATP-binding protein, translating to MKDLARRVWLVTFGALLIFVVYETIKTVLFPHLSAINSHLITVIVVAVMTFFVSRYALGRYGGALGEIQRQTAITEETNRLLAGVLATMREAVLIVDSQMRVALYNDAAARIFKLPAASAGKPGTRRPTSESTIGESFNGEPMPARSQIDPAWASSGVVDSARAYRLTDATRDPAINRAFARVIEDKTPVELRVEMADRERRSFQLNIVSLGIDLAVGIFFDITQLERLERVRREFFANLSHELRTPLTAMLACSETLLSGAIDDPASRTRFVETLFKHATRMSELISDISDLSAIESGQVELTLKPLRLRPVVADVVALLESRKADIDISFSASIGEDVFVQADRTRLEQILYNLIDNAVKFNRPGGSVRVTAEEQEGGVVVSVEDTGVGIEASDLPRIFERLYRGDKSRSRKTEGTGLGLAIVKHLVRAHGGEVSVVSKLGAGSCFTFAMPVAPTTEKADAGICGPLESLIAKQTK from the coding sequence ATGAAGGATCTTGCCCGACGAGTCTGGTTGGTGACCTTTGGAGCGCTGCTTATCTTTGTGGTCTACGAGACTATCAAGACAGTGCTGTTCCCACACCTCTCGGCGATCAACTCGCACCTCATCACCGTTATCGTAGTGGCAGTGATGACCTTCTTTGTGTCGCGCTACGCACTCGGCCGTTATGGCGGCGCTCTGGGTGAGATTCAGCGCCAAACTGCGATCACCGAAGAAACGAATCGGCTGTTGGCCGGCGTGCTGGCCACGATGCGCGAGGCCGTCTTGATTGTCGATTCACAGATGCGCGTCGCGCTCTACAACGATGCGGCGGCGCGGATATTCAAGCTCCCGGCGGCGAGTGCGGGTAAGCCGGGCACGCGTCGGCCAACGTCTGAGAGCACAATCGGCGAAAGCTTCAACGGAGAACCGATGCCCGCACGCTCGCAGATTGATCCGGCCTGGGCTTCATCTGGCGTCGTCGACTCGGCTCGCGCGTATCGCTTGACGGACGCGACTCGAGATCCGGCAATCAACAGGGCCTTCGCCCGCGTGATAGAAGACAAGACGCCGGTCGAGTTGCGCGTCGAAATGGCAGACCGCGAACGTCGCAGTTTTCAGTTGAACATCGTGTCGCTTGGCATCGATCTCGCGGTGGGAATCTTCTTCGACATCACTCAACTCGAGAGGCTCGAACGCGTCCGGCGAGAATTCTTCGCCAACCTGTCGCATGAGTTGCGCACTCCGTTGACGGCGATGCTGGCTTGCTCAGAGACCCTACTGAGTGGCGCGATAGATGATCCGGCCAGCCGAACGAGGTTCGTTGAAACTCTCTTCAAACACGCCACGCGGATGAGCGAACTGATCTCGGACATCTCGGATCTCTCAGCTATCGAGTCGGGTCAGGTCGAGCTTACCCTCAAGCCTTTGAGGCTGCGGCCTGTCGTCGCCGATGTTGTTGCTCTACTCGAGTCGCGCAAAGCAGATATCGACATCTCCTTCAGCGCGTCGATTGGCGAGGATGTCTTCGTGCAGGCCGACCGCACGAGGCTGGAACAGATTCTGTACAACTTGATTGACAACGCGGTGAAGTTCAACCGGCCGGGCGGCTCCGTCAGGGTCACGGCGGAAGAACAAGAAGGGGGTGTTGTCGTAAGCGTCGAGGATACAGGCGTCGGAATCGAAGCATCTGATCTGCCCCGCATCTTCGAGCGGCTCTATCGCGGTGACAAATCACGCTCTCGAAAGACGGAGGGCACGGGGCTGGGGCTTGCCATCGTCAAGCATCTGGTACGCGCGCACGGCGGCGAGGTTTCCGTTGTGAGCAAGCTGGGCGCCGGCTCTTGCTTTACATTCGCGATGCCAGTCGCGCCCACCACGGAAAAAGCTGATGCAGGTATTTGCGGCCCTCTGGAATCATTGATAGCCAAGCAGACCAAATGA
- a CDS encoding DUF1801 domain-containing protein: MTDKHKDVDSYLDSLSAHKRPHLNKLRAMIRKAVPKATESIKYNLPYYEANGMLCAFAAQKNYFSFYGPSTSSRESEWPLRVPQGTQARSMVVKRVELHVKC; encoded by the coding sequence ATGACCGACAAGCACAAAGATGTTGATTCGTACCTCGATTCTCTGAGCGCACACAAAAGACCTCACTTGAACAAGCTGCGCGCTATGATTCGGAAAGCCGTTCCCAAAGCTACAGAGTCAATCAAATACAACCTGCCCTACTACGAAGCCAATGGTATGCTGTGCGCCTTTGCTGCTCAGAAGAACTATTTCAGCTTCTATGGGCCATCCACATCTTCCCGCGAGAGTGAATGGCCCCTTCGCGTTCCCCAGGGAACGCAGGCCAGGTCCATGGTAGTGAAGCGTGTTGAACTTCACGTCAAATGTTGA
- a CDS encoding TonB-dependent receptor has product MKPRTTHIRPFLYKKLAKTLIVFLLLSGFTTPWSKTWAQSGPTGTLTGAVTDQTGALVAGAAVTITNAATKSSRSVTTDHEGRWKVTALDVGTYTLVVETTGFKKAIAERVEVEAAVPRTVDIKLEPGAIQEAVNIVAGSEVLQRETATTFRQLNSLELQEVPSSTRSFTHLLSAEAGVSADLPPVLTNSNGNLSPSVNGLRPTSNSLQFNGVDTTNITSNEGSLTDNISPAPETLQEVKLQTSLYDASTGRSGGGNFQLITKSGGNDFHGSLYWFLQNEKFNANDFFYNKDGINRPVARRNEGGFAIGGPIIKERSFFFGSYQRTQAKTGFVPTAQSITLLPRALDLVGTDRSAAALISAFKQLNPGFNLNASQVSRFALNLLNLKNPATGGFIIPAPSSLPGVKDLVDANGVPLVDLEGNPLARLRQVFPAEFEQDQFTLRNDTQLTTANKLAVTFFFSNFPGLDPFPDPSSLASPFTLERNDRARALSVSDIHLISSRAVNEARFGYFKLNNTRQGAAQFDGITSESVLEGTGVPIQQFNPSVLFDDSLATRRLGHYTAAPNFNFSFGYPNDSYNTRKQQTYTLADILSYTRGAHTLRLGGEYKRHFYDTSLPEEQQTEFEKQRGFTSLLRGLTTEGDTQFGITEKNFRMHDLSWFVADDWKVSRRLTLNAGLRWDWFAWPTEKNGRIGNVDFEQVGPNLLPSAFIVPKNVKSTGFGAIDATVATAVKIDNNHTLKGEDLNNFQPRLGFAWTPFDSSRLVVRGGYGIFFDRPSAAFVNTIFSNYPFLREIEVTAPSNAVPFLTAFSQQNPNLPFSQFLPFRIILRSGVYEIRDNTGVTRGADGTLNANDPATGQPTLGNIAETFEFRAIDRGLRTPYIQQWNLGFQHELAKNLLIEARYVGTKGTKLLQALAFNQPFDLNDPSTPDYIYQRFVDAYVAAGSPRGALNAGSTARARGLGKAFGFTNPLSGQIDLNFSQPVALVNGQPNLTQRVIIPFEARGVSLGFNIPEALLLTSSGNSTYHGLQLGLMKRMSNGLQFNAAYTFSKSMDTSSSDPGSTAGGGKPDVPNVGFVLQGNQRDVRSSRALSDYDRPHRVSLSFVYNIPSFGSDSRLFTGWQIASFIQAQSGTPFSIFTSEPEARTLGDLLSLNLGAGGLYRLGFGRPSLKPGTTLDDLRRTGADPTEAFFNKDVLASPLGGFGNIGRNVLRGPNQKRFDVSLSKTTRIVEDVNIEFRWEVFNLFNNVNFATPNNDLQDRLDLGTITNTVGGPRVMQFGLKLRF; this is encoded by the coding sequence ATGAAGCCAAGAACTACGCATATCCGCCCATTTCTCTACAAGAAACTAGCGAAGACACTAATCGTCTTCTTGCTGCTATCAGGTTTCACCACACCGTGGTCCAAGACCTGGGCGCAGTCGGGTCCGACCGGCACATTGACCGGCGCGGTCACCGACCAAACCGGCGCACTGGTGGCTGGCGCCGCCGTCACTATCACCAACGCCGCGACGAAATCCAGCAGGAGTGTCACCACAGATCATGAAGGGCGATGGAAGGTTACCGCCCTTGATGTTGGCACTTATACTCTCGTTGTTGAGACCACAGGCTTTAAGAAGGCGATTGCTGAGAGAGTCGAGGTCGAAGCGGCAGTCCCGCGAACCGTCGATATCAAGCTTGAGCCCGGCGCGATCCAGGAGGCGGTAAACATTGTTGCCGGGAGCGAGGTGTTGCAGCGCGAGACAGCTACAACCTTCCGTCAGCTCAACTCGCTCGAGCTACAGGAAGTGCCTTCGTCGACGCGCAGCTTTACTCACCTGCTGTCAGCCGAAGCAGGCGTGAGCGCAGACCTTCCGCCAGTGCTCACAAACAGCAATGGCAATCTCTCGCCGTCGGTAAACGGTTTGCGCCCCACGTCAAACAGCCTGCAGTTTAACGGCGTTGACACCACCAACATCACCTCGAACGAAGGCTCGCTTACGGACAACATTTCGCCCGCACCTGAAACGCTTCAGGAGGTCAAGCTGCAGACGAGCCTCTATGACGCCTCAACCGGGCGGAGCGGCGGCGGGAACTTCCAGTTGATAACCAAGTCGGGCGGCAACGACTTCCACGGCTCACTCTACTGGTTCCTTCAAAACGAGAAGTTCAACGCGAACGACTTCTTCTACAACAAAGACGGGATCAACCGGCCGGTGGCGCGCCGCAATGAAGGCGGCTTTGCTATTGGCGGCCCTATCATCAAAGAGCGGTCGTTTTTCTTCGGAAGCTACCAGCGAACGCAGGCCAAGACTGGGTTTGTGCCGACCGCGCAGAGCATCACTCTGCTTCCGCGCGCATTGGATTTAGTCGGAACTGATCGCTCGGCTGCGGCTTTGATCAGTGCTTTCAAGCAACTCAATCCCGGCTTTAACCTCAACGCTTCGCAGGTGTCGAGGTTTGCGCTGAACCTGCTTAACCTCAAGAATCCGGCAACAGGCGGCTTCATCATCCCTGCGCCGAGCAGCCTTCCCGGAGTAAAGGATTTGGTTGACGCCAATGGGGTCCCGCTGGTGGATCTTGAAGGAAATCCGCTCGCGCGCTTGCGTCAGGTCTTTCCCGCTGAGTTCGAGCAAGACCAGTTCACCCTTCGCAACGATACGCAGTTGACGACGGCTAACAAGCTGGCCGTCACATTCTTCTTCTCGAATTTCCCCGGCCTCGATCCCTTTCCGGATCCATCGAGCCTTGCATCCCCGTTTACCCTCGAGCGTAATGACCGCGCGCGGGCGCTTTCCGTTTCTGACATTCACTTGATAAGCAGCCGGGCCGTCAACGAAGCGCGCTTTGGCTATTTCAAGCTGAATAACACGCGGCAGGGCGCCGCGCAGTTTGACGGCATCACAAGTGAGAGCGTGCTTGAGGGGACAGGGGTGCCGATTCAGCAATTCAACCCTTCCGTGCTGTTCGACGACAGCTTGGCCACACGCCGTCTCGGACACTACACGGCCGCTCCGAATTTCAATTTCTCGTTCGGATACCCGAATGACTCCTACAACACGCGCAAGCAGCAGACCTATACGTTAGCGGACATTCTCTCTTACACGCGGGGCGCGCACACGCTGCGACTGGGCGGCGAGTACAAGCGGCACTTCTATGACACGAGTTTGCCGGAAGAGCAGCAGACCGAGTTTGAAAAACAGCGCGGCTTCACGTCGCTGCTTCGAGGGTTGACGACCGAAGGCGATACCCAGTTCGGCATCACCGAAAAGAATTTCCGCATGCACGATTTGAGCTGGTTCGTGGCTGACGACTGGAAAGTCTCGCGCCGTCTGACGCTCAACGCCGGCCTGCGTTGGGACTGGTTCGCTTGGCCCACCGAAAAGAACGGCCGCATCGGCAACGTGGATTTCGAGCAGGTCGGACCGAACCTTTTGCCGAGCGCTTTCATCGTGCCTAAGAATGTAAAGTCCACGGGTTTCGGCGCAATTGACGCAACGGTCGCAACCGCGGTGAAAATCGATAACAACCACACGCTGAAAGGGGAGGACCTGAACAACTTCCAACCGCGATTAGGATTTGCCTGGACCCCATTTGACTCAAGCCGTCTGGTCGTTCGCGGCGGCTACGGAATCTTCTTTGACCGTCCATCTGCGGCGTTCGTCAACACGATCTTTTCAAACTATCCATTCCTGCGCGAGATCGAAGTGACAGCCCCGAGCAACGCCGTTCCTTTCCTGACCGCGTTCTCGCAGCAGAATCCGAACTTGCCGTTTAGCCAGTTCCTGCCGTTCAGGATTATCCTCAGAAGCGGCGTATATGAGATACGCGACAACACCGGCGTGACAAGAGGCGCGGACGGCACGCTCAACGCGAATGATCCTGCCACCGGACAGCCCACCCTCGGTAACATCGCCGAGACGTTCGAGTTTCGGGCGATAGACCGCGGCCTGCGCACGCCTTACATCCAGCAATGGAATCTGGGGTTCCAGCACGAGCTAGCCAAGAATCTGCTCATCGAAGCGCGATACGTTGGGACTAAGGGGACAAAGCTGCTGCAAGCTCTCGCGTTCAATCAGCCATTCGATTTGAATGATCCTTCGACCCCTGACTACATCTATCAGCGTTTCGTTGATGCTTACGTCGCGGCAGGCTCGCCGCGCGGCGCGCTCAATGCCGGAAGCACGGCGCGCGCGCGCGGCCTTGGCAAGGCGTTCGGATTCACGAATCCGCTCAGTGGCCAGATCGACCTGAACTTCTCCCAGCCGGTTGCGCTTGTGAACGGCCAGCCCAACCTCACGCAGCGAGTCATAATACCGTTCGAGGCTCGCGGGGTGAGCCTCGGGTTCAACATACCTGAAGCGCTGCTTCTCACATCAAGTGGCAATTCAACCTATCACGGATTGCAGCTTGGCTTGATGAAAAGGATGTCGAACGGATTGCAGTTCAATGCCGCATACACCTTCTCGAAATCAATGGACACAAGCTCGTCTGATCCCGGCTCGACGGCAGGCGGCGGCAAGCCCGACGTTCCAAACGTCGGATTCGTGCTTCAGGGCAATCAGCGAGACGTTCGCTCGAGCCGTGCGCTTTCGGACTACGATCGGCCGCATCGCGTCTCATTGTCGTTCGTCTACAACATTCCAAGCTTCGGCAGCGATTCGCGCCTGTTCACAGGCTGGCAGATAGCCAGTTTCATTCAGGCGCAGTCCGGCACTCCGTTCAGTATCTTTACATCGGAGCCTGAAGCGCGAACGCTGGGAGATCTGCTCTCTTTGAATCTCGGAGCGGGCGGACTGTACCGGCTAGGCTTTGGGCGTCCTAGCCTCAAACCGGGCACGACACTTGACGATCTCAGGCGGACGGGAGCCGACCCGACTGAGGCTTTCTTCAACAAGGATGTGCTTGCCAGCCCGCTTGGGGGCTTTGGCAACATCGGGCGCAATGTTCTTCGCGGGCCGAATCAGAAGCGATTTGACGTGAGCCTGTCGAAGACGACGAGGATAGTTGAAGACGTTAACATCGAGTTCCGTTGGGAGGTTTTCAACCTCTTCAACAACGTCAACTTCGCGACGCCCAACAACGACCTGCAAGACCGGCTTGATCTCGGAACGATCACAAACACGGTAGGCGGGCCGCGCGTGATGCAGTTTGGGCTGAAGCTCAGGTTTTAG